A window of Sander vitreus isolate 19-12246 chromosome 18, sanVit1, whole genome shotgun sequence contains these coding sequences:
- the LOC144533883 gene encoding uncharacterized protein LOC144533883 isoform X1 produces the protein MPEVLPRNYQSISNMDKGAMTVLGRKFYVHLAGNTNGAHHTLVENFKDVGQIEVEYPEESDYLLVFCPIASRVGTDISEAQNNMPGRKPAILVVMHHTFSAKHVVAPSMSQVNNPNVLLTVDCLFYECNLLKCNRNDIAWYEVQNFLGIRPSQDSTWNSLKTLVGDPWTWFACGAGSACVILLIFIIIYVTLKMK, from the exons ATGCCAGAGGTTTTACCAAGAAATTATCAATCTATTTC AAACATGGACAAGGGAGCGATGACTG TGTTGGGGAGAAAATTTTATGTCCACTTGGCGGGAAACACTAATGGTGCTCATCACACCTTAGTTGAAAACTTTAAAGACGTTGGCCAAATTGAGGTGGAGTATCCTGAAGAAAGTGACTACCTTCTGGTTTTCTGTCCCATCGCTTCACGAGTTGGAACAGACATCAGCGAGGCCCAGAACAACATGCCAG GTCGTAAACCAGCAATTCTGGTGGTGATGCATCACACCTTCAGTGCTAAACATGTTGTAGCTCCAAGCATGAGCCAGGTGAACAACCCGAACGTCCTCCTCACTGTGGACTGTCTGTTCTATGAGTGCAACCTCCTGAAGTGTAACCGCAATGACATCGCGTGGTATGAGGTCCAGAATTTTCTGGGAATTCGCCCTTCACAG gaCTCTACCTGGAACTCCCTCAAAACTT tgGTTGGGGACCCTTGGACTTGGTTTGCTTGTGGTGCAGGGTCAGCCTGTGTCATATTGCTCATCTTTATTATAATCTACGTTACGCTAAAAATGAAGTAG
- the LOC144533883 gene encoding uncharacterized protein LOC144533883 isoform X3, whose protein sequence is MRSYNSGYRPLRNMDKGAMTVLGRKFYVHLAGNTNGAHHTLVENFKDVGQIEVEYPEESDYLLVFCPIASRVGTDISEAQNNMPGRKPAILVVMHHTFSAKHVVAPSMSQVNNPNVLLTVDCLFYECNLLKCNRNDIAWYEVQNFLGIRPSQDSTWNSLKTLVGDPWTWFACGAGSACVILLIFIIIYVTLKMK, encoded by the exons ATGCGGAGTTACAATTCAGGTTATAGACCTCTAAG AAACATGGACAAGGGAGCGATGACTG TGTTGGGGAGAAAATTTTATGTCCACTTGGCGGGAAACACTAATGGTGCTCATCACACCTTAGTTGAAAACTTTAAAGACGTTGGCCAAATTGAGGTGGAGTATCCTGAAGAAAGTGACTACCTTCTGGTTTTCTGTCCCATCGCTTCACGAGTTGGAACAGACATCAGCGAGGCCCAGAACAACATGCCAG GTCGTAAACCAGCAATTCTGGTGGTGATGCATCACACCTTCAGTGCTAAACATGTTGTAGCTCCAAGCATGAGCCAGGTGAACAACCCGAACGTCCTCCTCACTGTGGACTGTCTGTTCTATGAGTGCAACCTCCTGAAGTGTAACCGCAATGACATCGCGTGGTATGAGGTCCAGAATTTTCTGGGAATTCGCCCTTCACAG gaCTCTACCTGGAACTCCCTCAAAACTT tgGTTGGGGACCCTTGGACTTGGTTTGCTTGTGGTGCAGGGTCAGCCTGTGTCATATTGCTCATCTTTATTATAATCTACGTTACGCTAAAAATGAAGTAG
- the LOC144533883 gene encoding uncharacterized protein LOC144533883 isoform X2, protein MPEVLPRNYQSISNMDKGAMTVLGRKFYVHLAGNTNGAHHTLVENFKDVGQIEVEYPEESDYLLVFCPIASRVGTDISEAQNNMPGRKPAILVVMHHTFSAKHVVAPSMSQVNNPNVLLTVDCLFYECNLLKCNRNDIAWYEVQNFLGIRPSQDSTWNSLKTWWRKNCTPVIICVIFVGLVITVTVICFEEIKK, encoded by the exons ATGCCAGAGGTTTTACCAAGAAATTATCAATCTATTTC AAACATGGACAAGGGAGCGATGACTG TGTTGGGGAGAAAATTTTATGTCCACTTGGCGGGAAACACTAATGGTGCTCATCACACCTTAGTTGAAAACTTTAAAGACGTTGGCCAAATTGAGGTGGAGTATCCTGAAGAAAGTGACTACCTTCTGGTTTTCTGTCCCATCGCTTCACGAGTTGGAACAGACATCAGCGAGGCCCAGAACAACATGCCAG GTCGTAAACCAGCAATTCTGGTGGTGATGCATCACACCTTCAGTGCTAAACATGTTGTAGCTCCAAGCATGAGCCAGGTGAACAACCCGAACGTCCTCCTCACTGTGGACTGTCTGTTCTATGAGTGCAACCTCCTGAAGTGTAACCGCAATGACATCGCGTGGTATGAGGTCCAGAATTTTCTGGGAATTCGCCCTTCACAG gaCTCTACCTGGAACTCCCTCAAAACTT GGTGGCGGAAGAACTGTACGCCTGTTATAATATGTGTTATATTTGTCGGATTGGTGATCACTGTGACTGTGATATGTTTTGAAGAGATAAAGAAGTAA
- the znf512 gene encoding uncharacterized protein znf512, giving the protein MDPANTVGDMSPLYVPRKRKSIQSQPKGGVPCPVVQRLPERTCNLNSVGYPKNEQSEAQHALKMKRTYGRKRYEDLQSVSIGAVDYPTTSCSVMSPGGLANGADPGSMAPPTARLPPRLGAKDVWPQGPETGREQPQPQDHSWNSSRDRGPDAWAPGRERPQEQVWNSGRDRAGHSSQDQTWIPGRDRAHTGPDQAWMTGRDRGPEQGWAADRDRGQDQAWNAGRDPGRDRASSGPEPAWGTGRGQDQGWSNTSRDREHVWRPDLNMKKVQRVEMERSPPVNNFTQPPEGRDSCSDAASVGEASTAPPSEEQKPPVPSTKKEPPTYPPGSQEERWQLQIVAKGRVTCPKCKSVSRKTVEGLKKHMENCRLQPFTCQHCGKQLKSSTGMKYHIMADHSHLPSAEDAKDLDDRAIKDKLRKILKRLGKLKCSKEGCNAAFTSIMGYVYHMKKCGKEESELEKMLLNCSHCGKTYKSKAGLEYHLKSEHAPTPQKSEEDEALKAHREANPERTASGRVQRASAQVANFHLAEIANNELPKDWPKRKFQSDLVPDDKKLKYARPGLPAFSQEVLRKWKNEVKLQRKVHCPNQGCGSTYTSVSGLKAHLGLCTRGDFEAGKYRCLICNKEFNSESGVKYHINSVHSQDWFVTNKKASKKFEKFLKSQPKEFVHDVDKQLVDHYQHHHHHHHLHHLQHPHHHHQQQQQHHHHHHHHHHQQQQHHQLQHQPMQHPLQPLHHLQHQAQLLHPEHQNLHPPVDTQLQQPMLHYTPLEPPPGPMWVDMDRGGGAVPDPEQAPVEMDKPGEDSGRMVEGKRREKGERGKADGKRKDCFAFGGGGTGVSSSSSSSNTGSSSSESEVEQQDRQRQIDQWNLKTARHHGAPP; this is encoded by the exons ATGGACCCTGCAAACACTGTGGGGGATATGTCACCTTTGTACGTGCCAAGGAAGAGAAAATCCATCCAGTCACAACCTAAAGGTGGAGTGCCATGTCCag TTGTTCAGCGACTACCAGAAAGAACCTGTAACTTAAACTCCGTTGGATATCCCAAG AATGAGCAGTCTGAAGCCCAACATGCTCTGAAGATGAAGAGAACTTATGGCAGAAAAAG gtaCGAGGACCTCCAGAGTGTTTCCATAGGAGCAGTAGATTACCCAACCACCAGCTGCTCAGTGATGTCACCGGGTGGCCTGGCCAATGGGGCGGACCCAGGGTCCATGGCCCCGCCCACTGCTAGGCTGCCTCCAAGACTGGGGGCGAAGGACGTGTGGCCTCAAGGCCCCGAGACGGGCAGGGAGCAGCCCCAGCCTCAGGACCACAGCTGGAACTCCAGCAGGGACAGAGGCCCCGATGCCTGGGCCCCCGGTAGAGAGCGCCCGCAGGAGCAGGTCTGGAACTCTGGCCGAGACCGAGCGGGACACTCCAGTCAAGACCAGACGTGGATTCCAGGCAGGGACAGGGCCCATACCGGACCGGACCAGGCCTGGATGACGGGCCGGGACCGAGGTCCAGAGCAGGGCTGGGCAGCCGACAGAGACCGAGGCCAGGATCAGGCCTGGAACGCAGGCAGGGATCCGGGAAGAGACCGGGCCTCCTCAGGGCCAGAGCCGGCGTGGGGAACTGGCCGAGGCCAAGACCAAGGCTGGAGCAACaccagcagagacagagaacatGTCTGGAGACCTG ACTTGAACATGAAGAAAGTCCAGAGAGTGGAGATGGAGCGAAGCCCACCTGTTAATAACTTCACACAGCCACCAGAGGGCAGAGACTCTT GTTCAGATGCAGCCAGTGTTGGTGAGGCTTCGACGGCCCCACCCAGCGAAGAGCAGAAACCCCCCGTCCCCTCCACCAAGAAGGAGCCTCCTACCTACCCTCCAG GAAGTCAAGAGGAGCGTTGGCAGCTCCAGATTGTGGCCAAAGGCAGAGTCACCTGTCCAAAATGTAAAAGTGTGAGCAGGAAGACTGTGGAGGGGCTGAAGAAGCACATGGAGAACTGCAGACTG CAACCATTCACCTGTCAACACTGTGGGAAACAGCTAAAGTCTTCAACAGGGATGAAGTACCACATCATGGCTGACCACAGCCATCTG CCCTCAGCAGAAGATGCCAAGGACCTGGATGACCGTgccatcaaagacaaactgcgCAAAATCCTGAAGAGACTGGGCAAATTAAAATGCTCTAAAGAG gGCTGTAATGCTGCCTTCACCAGCATTATGGGCTACGTGTACCACATGAAGAAGTGTGGGAAAGAGGAATCTGAGCTGGAGAAGATGCTGCTCAATTGCTCTCACTGCGGGAAAACCTACAAGTCCAAGGCCGGTCTGGAGTACCACCTGAAATCCGAGCATGCTCCT ACGCCACAGAAGAGCGAGGAAGACGAGGCACTGAAGGCCCACAGGGAGGCCAACCCGGAGAGGACGGCCAGCGGCAGGGTGCAGCGAGCATCGGCCCAGGTGGCAAACTTCCACTTGGCTGAGATCGCCAACAACGAGCTGCCCAAAGACTGGCCCAAGAGGAAGTTTCAGTCGGACCTGGTGCCAGATGACAAAAAG TTAAAATACGCCCGGCCAGGCCTGCCTGCCTTCAGCCAAGAGGTGCTGCGGAAGTGGAAGAATGAGGTGAAGCTGCAGAGGAAAGTCCATTGTCCCAACCAG GGTTGTGGCTCCACCTACACCAGTGTGTCCGGACTGAAAGCACATCTGGGACTCTGCACGAGG GGCGACTTTGAGGCCGGTAAATACCGATGTCTGATCTGCAACAAAGAGTTCAACTCTGAAAGTGGAGTGAAATACCACATCAACTCTGTCCATTCACAG GACTGGTTTGTGACAAACAAAAAGGCCTCCAAGAAATTTGAGAAGTTCCTCAAAAGCCAGCCCAAAGAGTTTGTCCATGATGTGGACAAGCAGCTTGTCGATCACTACCagcatcaccaccatcatcatcatctccatCACCTCCagcatcctcatcatcatcatcagcagcagcagcagcatcaccaccatcaccaccaccaccaccatcagcagcagcagcatcaccaGCTCCAGCACCAGCCCATGCAGCACCCTCTGCAGCCACTGCATCACCTCCAGCACCAGGCTCAGCTCCTCCACCCAGAGCACCAGAACCTACATCCACCGGTGGACACCCAGCTCCAGCAGCCCATGCTGCACTACACCCCTTTGGAGCCTCCGCCTGGACCCATGTGGGTGGATATGGACCGGGGGGGTGGAGCCGTGCCGGACCCAGAGCAGGCCCCGGTGGAGATGGACAAACCCGGAGAGGACAGCGGCAGGATGGTGGAGGGGAAAAGGAGGGagaagggggagagggggaaggCTGACGGGAAGCGGAAGGATTGCTTTGCTTTCGGCGGTGGGGGCACCGgcgttagcagcagcagcagcagcagcaatacGGGCAGCTCATCCAGCGAATCAGAGGTGGAGCAGcaagacaggcagagacagatcGACCAGTGGAATCTGAAAACGGCCAGACATCATGGAGCCCCACCCTGA